The Silurus meridionalis isolate SWU-2019-XX chromosome 16, ASM1480568v1, whole genome shotgun sequence genome has a segment encoding these proteins:
- the snai1b gene encoding snail family zinc finger 1b, with protein MPRSFLVKKYFTSKKPNYSELESQNGPISAMVPERYPLAELPTKEDGSLVTTYTSALVWTTSSLPLSFPPSSPTTSSSIAPLDLSSPSSSGEEDEGRTSDPPSPDPSDCFQCAHCGISCSSRAALSRHQLSHCSAGTNGNLVENSNMADSTTTKAAFRCKHCPKEYNSLGALKMHIRSHTLPCVCTTCGKAFSRPWLLRGHIRTHTGERPFSCPHCNRAFADRSNLRAHLQTHSEVKKYQCGTCSRTFSRMSLLHKHTVSSCCPTA; from the exons ATGCCACGTTCGTTCTTGGTGAAGAAGTATTTTACAAGCAAGAAGCCAAACTACAGTGAGCTGGAGAGTCAAAATG GTCCGATCTCCGCCATGGTTCCAGAGCGCTACCCGCTTGCAGAACTACCAACCAAAGAAGATGGCTCCCTGGTGACCACCTATACTTCAGCCCTTGTATGGACCACCAGCTCCCTTCCACTTTCCTTCCCTCCTTCATCGCCCACCACATCGTCCTCCATCGCACCCCTGGACCTCAGTTCTCCGTCCAGCTCAGGCGAGGAAGATGAAGGCAGAACTTCAGACCCCCCAAGTCCAGATCCTTCTGACTGTTTCCAGTGCGCCCATTGCGGGATTTCGTGTAGCAGCCGCGCCGCTCTATCTCGCCACCAGCTCTCGCATTGCAGCGCAGGGACCAATGGTAACCTGGTCGAAAACTCCAACATGGCTGACAGCACTACGACAAAAGCTGCTTTCCGGTGCAAACACTGCCCCAAAGAGTACAACAGTCTGGGAGCTTTGAAGATGCACATccgctcacacacacttccatgCGTCTGTACCACCTGCGGCAAGGCGTTTTCCAGACCGTGGTTACTCCGCGGCCACATTCGTACACACACCG GAGAGCGCCCATTCTCATGCCCTCATTGCAACCGGGCTTTTGCTGACCGCTCCAATCTGAGAGCTCATCTTCAGACCCATTCAGAGGTGAAAAAGTACCAATGCGGCACCTGCTCTCGAACCTTCAGCCGCATGTCACTCCTGCACAAACACACCGTCTCCAGCTGCTGCCCAACCGCCTAG